In the Leptospira limi genome, one interval contains:
- a CDS encoding ribonuclease HII, with product MGCVSFDSLSLQRIQSGEILKGLRDSKKIPEPKRLELRKEILKHVQFWHVSFVSAKYIDKFNINQAIFYGINRALPKGSTAMGRTKQIGNLIPNSQKEGFDSVSTDEKKPFLFLDGNYKLKISNPIAGYLSIPKGDDLVPSISAASILAKTFRDEYMEQMDRKYPGYGFAKHKGYGTEEHRDALRKLGISPIHRLSFCDFLRREGSEPSLFPT from the coding sequence ATTGGTTGTGTTTCCTTTGATTCACTTTCCTTGCAAAGAATCCAATCCGGCGAAATTTTAAAAGGCCTAAGAGATTCCAAAAAAATACCCGAACCCAAACGCCTCGAACTGCGGAAGGAAATTTTAAAACATGTCCAGTTTTGGCATGTATCCTTTGTTAGCGCAAAATACATCGACAAGTTCAATATCAACCAAGCCATCTTTTACGGGATAAACCGTGCATTGCCAAAAGGTTCGACCGCGATGGGACGAACCAAACAAATTGGGAATCTAATTCCTAATTCACAAAAGGAAGGTTTCGATTCAGTTTCGACTGACGAAAAGAAACCATTCCTTTTTTTGGATGGAAACTACAAACTCAAAATCTCGAACCCCATCGCAGGGTATTTATCAATTCCTAAGGGAGATGATTTGGTTCCATCGATTTCTGCGGCATCAATCCTTGCGAAAACCTTCCGAGATGAGTACATGGAACAGATGGATCGGAAATACCCTGGGTATGGCTTTGCCAAACACAAAGGGTATGGTACGGAAGAACACAGGGACGCACTTCGGAAACTTGGAATTTCTCCCATCCATCGGTTGAGTTTTTGTGATTTTCTCCGAAGGGAAGGGAGTGAGCCCTCTCTTTTCCCCACTTGA
- a CDS encoding EscU/YscU/HrcU family type III secretion system export apparatus switch protein has translation MKKRMVALAYNPKEQMAPKVVAKAEGNLANHLVRIAEEAGVFIVRDEVMVSTLEHLPNGKEIPRELYEVVAAVFRILVLEREKKNN, from the coding sequence ATGAAAAAGAGAATGGTAGCACTTGCCTACAACCCCAAAGAACAGATGGCACCAAAAGTTGTCGCAAAAGCAGAAGGGAATTTGGCAAATCACTTAGTTCGGATTGCAGAAGAGGCAGGTGTCTTCATTGTGAGGGATGAAGTGATGGTGAGTACACTCGAACATCTCCCCAATGGGAAAGAAATTCCAAGAGAATTGTATGAAGTGGTAGCAGCGGTCTTTCGAATCCTGGTTTTAGAAAGAGAAAAGAAAAACAATTGA
- a CDS encoding HD-GYP domain-containing protein — protein MRKISIRDLEAGSKFTKSLYLDKDTVFVGADQPITQQDLDRLVQFGITFILTDGEKVTTDQNDKSSATSGPGYFDTNLPFYQDDENSTRYKYLLEKANSSKVEFNAVFKDCFDLVQKTYKSASEGRYTEIREFREIAERIADHTKTNAQIPILLLSHSHSGYYLYTHICYATFFSVMLGNFLEFSRPKLIDLALASLFADIGMVTVPEEVSEKKGNLTELDLKTIKRHPVTGYQILTQRLKLKNSLAIVALQHHEAVDGSGYPQRILANQIEELTKVFMIADQFSAMIHPRPYRAAILPYEAMKIMISENVNRFDLKMVRLFLNKLSMFPVGSGVVLSDLRMGMVIESNKDKPLRPVIRVTKDADGKRLKHLEFVDLMKDLNLYIQQAIPFSQIY, from the coding sequence ATGCGGAAAATCTCCATACGTGACTTAGAAGCTGGTTCTAAGTTTACCAAGTCTCTTTACCTGGATAAGGACACTGTATTTGTTGGAGCTGACCAACCCATCACACAACAAGACTTAGACCGCCTCGTGCAATTTGGAATCACGTTTATCCTGACTGATGGAGAAAAAGTCACCACGGATCAAAATGACAAATCCTCTGCTACCAGTGGGCCTGGTTATTTTGATACCAACCTTCCGTTTTACCAAGATGATGAAAACTCCACTCGGTATAAATACCTTTTGGAAAAGGCCAATTCATCCAAAGTTGAATTTAATGCAGTATTCAAAGATTGTTTTGACTTAGTTCAAAAAACATATAAATCAGCATCTGAGGGTCGTTATACGGAAATCAGAGAGTTCAGAGAAATCGCGGAACGAATTGCTGATCATACAAAAACTAACGCACAGATTCCCATTTTACTTTTGTCCCATTCCCACTCAGGGTATTACCTTTACACTCATATTTGTTATGCGACATTTTTTTCTGTGATGTTAGGAAACTTCTTAGAGTTCTCAAGACCCAAACTCATTGATTTGGCCCTTGCTTCTCTTTTTGCTGACATCGGAATGGTCACTGTCCCTGAAGAAGTTTCTGAAAAAAAAGGCAATCTTACGGAACTGGATTTAAAGACCATCAAACGCCACCCGGTGACTGGTTATCAAATCCTTACCCAAAGGTTAAAATTAAAAAACTCACTTGCGATTGTTGCTCTGCAACACCATGAAGCAGTCGATGGATCAGGATACCCACAACGAATCCTTGCCAACCAAATTGAAGAACTTACAAAAGTATTTATGATTGCCGATCAGTTTTCGGCTATGATCCACCCAAGGCCCTACAGAGCTGCCATCCTTCCGTACGAAGCGATGAAAATCATGATCAGTGAAAACGTGAACCGTTTTGATTTAAAAATGGTAAGGCTCTTTTTAAATAAACTTTCTATGTTCCCAGTGGGGTCCGGAGTTGTACTTTCTGACCTCAGAATGGGTATGGTGATTGAATCCAATAAAGACAAACCACTAAGGCCTGTTATCCGTGTTACAAAAGATGCAGATGGGAAACGATTAAAACATCTGGAATTTGTAGATTTAATGAAAGATTTAAATTTGTACATCCAACAAGCCATTCCATTCTCCCAAATTTATTAG
- a CDS encoding YraN family protein → MQKVSIGKQGEVFAAAYLQSIGHTILFQNYRKRIGEIDIISLKNEILHCSEVKTWNEKNGFHPKECLHVTKRDRMRKVYFHLLQEIPAFCHLTPSFNLLHITEKKEVRFYSSIF, encoded by the coding sequence TTGCAAAAAGTTTCCATTGGCAAACAGGGAGAAGTGTTTGCAGCGGCTTATTTACAGTCTATTGGCCATACAATTTTATTCCAAAATTACCGAAAACGGATTGGTGAAATTGACATAATTAGTCTAAAGAACGAAATCCTTCACTGTTCGGAAGTCAAAACTTGGAATGAAAAAAATGGCTTTCATCCTAAAGAATGCCTCCATGTGACAAAACGTGATCGAATGCGGAAGGTATATTTCCATTTATTACAGGAAATTCCTGCCTTTTGCCACCTAACACCTAGCTTTAATTTGCTCCATATCACCGAAAAAAAGGAAGTGCGTTTTTATTCGTCAATCTTCTAA